A region of Myxococcus stipitatus DSM 14675 DNA encodes the following proteins:
- a CDS encoding LysR family transcriptional regulator: MHSLANIDAFVRAVEEGDFTQAAKKLHLTASAVSRRISRLEEELGVKLFQRTTRALRLTEDGRDFHARCQRLLADLEDAKESLSRSREQPAGRLRVEAPQVIGQLVLAPALPPFLARHPGLELHLTLRDTVVDPVAEGADVLLRLGRLEDSRLVARKLGTARLVACASPEYLARRGTPATPADLARHDCLGFLRDGASTDWLLREGDEALRVLPRGSFHTNHGATLRDAALMGLGIAWLFDFMVARELAAGALVRVLESSSRESRPIHVLHPPAPHLPARVRVFLDFVATLFPAAKGR, encoded by the coding sequence ATGCACTCGCTGGCGAACATCGACGCCTTCGTTCGAGCCGTGGAGGAAGGCGACTTCACCCAGGCCGCGAAGAAGCTCCACCTCACGGCCTCGGCGGTGAGCCGGCGCATCTCCCGGCTGGAGGAGGAGCTGGGCGTGAAGCTCTTCCAGCGCACCACCCGCGCGCTGCGCCTCACCGAGGACGGGCGCGACTTCCACGCCCGCTGCCAGCGCCTGCTCGCGGACCTGGAGGACGCGAAGGAGTCCCTCTCCCGCTCCCGCGAGCAGCCCGCGGGCAGGCTGCGCGTGGAGGCGCCCCAGGTCATCGGGCAGCTCGTCCTCGCCCCCGCGCTGCCCCCCTTCCTCGCGCGCCACCCCGGACTGGAGCTGCACCTCACGCTGCGCGACACCGTGGTGGACCCCGTCGCGGAGGGCGCCGACGTGCTCCTCCGCCTGGGCCGACTGGAGGACTCCCGCCTCGTGGCCCGGAAGCTCGGCACCGCGCGGCTGGTGGCCTGCGCGTCCCCGGAGTACCTGGCCCGGAGAGGGACTCCCGCCACCCCCGCCGACCTCGCCCGGCACGACTGCCTGGGCTTCCTGCGCGACGGCGCCTCCACCGACTGGCTCCTGCGAGAGGGGGACGAAGCCCTCCGGGTGCTGCCTCGGGGGAGCTTCCACACCAACCACGGCGCGACGCTCCGGGACGCGGCCTTGATGGGGCTGGGCATCGCGTGGCTGTTCGACTTCATGGTGGCGCGGGAGCTCGCGGCCGGGGCCCTGGTCCGCGTGCTGGAGTCCTCCTCCCGCGAGTCGCGCCCCATCCACGTCCTGCACCCGCCCGCCCCTCACCTCCCCGCGAGGGTCCGAGTGTTCCTCGACTTCGTCGCCACGCTGTTTCCCGCCGCGAAGGGCCGGTAG
- a CDS encoding HlyD family secretion protein, which translates to MFPRTVRALVRGQGRSAVWLLPVGLFAVWGVWFVQARITVYEPSVQARLEVHREVYAVDSPVEGRLVKTHVELHRKVSAGEVLFELAQEQEARQLAEAEALLKGQGPQLEAARAELEAEQSALQAQQERGTASADEARARLSEAEALARRALEEKTRTEQLWARQLVSESEWNQVRTELERVQAAEQAARAALARVKTDGTMQSTERRVRIAALRRDIAQLESAENVARATVERLREELERRVVRAPADGLLGETSSVRVGTQVKAGDRIATVVAGGDVRIVGQFSPATALGRVRAGQKARMKLEGFAWTEFGLAQATVVAVASEARDGLVRVELSVDEMPPGVPMEHGLQGTVDVAVEEATPLRLVLRALGRGIGGPARGRPLPSRAPGTLELSRGGG; encoded by the coding sequence ATGTTCCCGCGCACCGTGCGCGCGCTGGTCCGGGGACAGGGGCGGTCGGCGGTGTGGCTGTTGCCGGTGGGGCTGTTCGCGGTCTGGGGCGTGTGGTTCGTCCAGGCGCGCATCACCGTCTACGAGCCCAGCGTGCAGGCGCGACTGGAGGTCCACCGCGAGGTCTACGCCGTGGACTCGCCCGTGGAGGGGCGGCTGGTGAAGACCCACGTGGAGCTCCACCGCAAGGTGAGCGCGGGAGAGGTGCTCTTCGAGCTGGCCCAGGAGCAGGAGGCGCGGCAGCTCGCCGAGGCCGAGGCGCTCCTGAAGGGCCAGGGCCCCCAGCTGGAGGCGGCCCGCGCGGAGCTGGAGGCGGAGCAGAGCGCGCTGCAGGCCCAGCAGGAGCGCGGCACGGCCAGCGCGGACGAGGCGCGCGCGCGCCTGTCGGAGGCCGAGGCCCTGGCGCGCCGCGCGCTGGAGGAGAAGACGCGCACCGAGCAGCTCTGGGCGCGGCAGCTCGTGAGCGAGTCGGAGTGGAATCAGGTGCGCACGGAGCTGGAGCGCGTGCAGGCGGCGGAGCAGGCCGCGCGCGCGGCGCTGGCGCGCGTGAAGACGGACGGGACGATGCAGAGCACCGAGCGGCGCGTGCGCATCGCCGCGCTGCGCCGGGACATCGCGCAGCTCGAGTCCGCGGAGAACGTCGCGCGGGCCACCGTGGAGCGGCTGCGCGAGGAGCTGGAGCGCCGCGTGGTGAGGGCCCCCGCGGACGGCCTGCTCGGTGAGACGAGCTCCGTGCGCGTGGGGACCCAGGTGAAGGCGGGAGACCGCATCGCCACCGTCGTCGCGGGAGGAGACGTGCGCATCGTCGGGCAGTTCTCCCCGGCCACCGCGCTGGGTCGTGTGCGCGCCGGGCAGAAGGCGCGCATGAAGCTGGAGGGCTTCGCCTGGACGGAGTTCGGGCTGGCGCAGGCCACCGTCGTGGCCGTGGCGAGCGAGGCCCGCGACGGGCTGGTGCGTGTGGAGCTGTCCGTGGACGAGATGCCGCCCGGCGTCCCCATGGAGCATGGCCTCCAGGGCACCGTGGACGTCGCCGTCGAGGAGGCCACGCCGCTGCGCCTGGTGCTCCGGGCGCTGGGCCGGGGCATCGGGGGACCGGCGCGTGGGCGCCCGCTGCCCTCGCGGGCGCCTGGGACGTTGGAGCTGTCGCGGGGTGGGGGCTGA
- a CDS encoding mechanosensitive ion channel family protein: MDAVIEQLRTLALAQAFPFLLKAMGALVLWFVGRAIINAFRRVLYLTLHKRQFDATLIRYIESLFAGSLTILLLLGILGMMGFETTSFAALLAAAGIAIGTAWSGLLSNFAAGIFLLVLRPFRVGDEISAAGVTGMVQEIGLFATTIDTGDNLRISVGNNRLFGDNIINFSHHPHRRIAIKVPLMHGCDVHGLMKAFLQRVEQVEGVLDQPAPGVGVAEFTAQGPVIAIGVCCKPSVAGAVTGAITLAAAEVLISTGYVVPPQLAMSDIAKAS; the protein is encoded by the coding sequence ATGGACGCCGTCATCGAACAACTCAGGACTCTGGCTCTCGCACAGGCCTTCCCCTTCTTGCTCAAGGCAATGGGGGCGTTGGTGTTGTGGTTCGTGGGTCGAGCCATCATCAATGCCTTCCGGCGCGTGCTGTACCTCACGCTGCACAAGCGTCAGTTCGACGCCACGCTCATCCGCTACATCGAGTCGCTGTTCGCCGGCTCCCTCACCATCCTCCTGCTGCTCGGCATCCTGGGGATGATGGGGTTCGAGACCACGTCCTTCGCCGCGCTGCTGGCCGCGGCGGGTATCGCCATCGGTACGGCGTGGTCCGGCCTGCTCTCCAACTTCGCCGCGGGCATCTTCCTGCTCGTGCTGCGTCCGTTCCGCGTGGGCGATGAAATCTCCGCCGCTGGCGTCACGGGCATGGTGCAGGAGATTGGCCTCTTCGCCACCACCATCGACACGGGCGACAACCTGCGCATCTCCGTGGGCAACAACCGCCTGTTCGGCGACAACATCATCAACTTCAGCCACCACCCCCACCGCCGCATCGCCATCAAGGTGCCGCTGATGCACGGCTGCGACGTGCACGGCCTGATGAAGGCCTTCCTGCAGCGCGTGGAGCAGGTGGAGGGCGTCCTGGACCAGCCCGCGCCCGGCGTCGGCGTGGCGGAGTTCACCGCGCAGGGCCCCGTGATTGCCATTGGCGTGTGCTGCAAGCCCTCCGTCGCGGGCGCCGTCACGGGCGCCATCACGCTGGCCGCCGCGGAGGTCCTCATCTCCACGGGCTATGTCGTGCCGCCGCAGCTCGCGATGTCGGACATCGCCAAGGCGAGCTGA